The following coding sequences are from one Gimesia chilikensis window:
- the galE gene encoding UDP-glucose 4-epimerase GalE, which translates to MTILVTGGAGYIGSHCVRQLIQSGKKVCVIDNLSRGHRVAVPAEASFFQLDLLETEPLTEIMKSQRIEKVIHFAALAYVGESVADPLPYYTNNTAGTLSLLRAMRQARVSQLVFSSSCATYGIPDQLPITEDSPQRPINPYGWSKLFVEQILKDCASSYPNFGFIGLRYFNVAGCSKDGAVGEDHNPETHLIPNCLRTALGQQSHITVLGNDYPTPDGTCIRDYIHVEDICSAHLLALNALTTQSSRFYNVGLGQGFSVQEVISTSEKVTGCPIPVDIQPRRPGDPPMLSASHERISSELGWSPKYRSLEEIIQTAWDWFRTHPAGYRTDHP; encoded by the coding sequence ATGACCATCCTGGTGACCGGCGGTGCCGGCTATATCGGCTCGCATTGTGTCCGGCAGTTAATTCAGTCCGGCAAAAAAGTCTGCGTGATCGACAATCTATCACGGGGACATCGTGTGGCAGTCCCTGCTGAAGCCTCTTTCTTTCAGTTAGATCTGCTGGAGACAGAGCCACTCACGGAAATCATGAAATCCCAGCGGATTGAAAAGGTCATTCATTTCGCAGCCCTGGCTTATGTTGGGGAATCGGTAGCGGACCCTTTGCCGTACTATACTAACAATACTGCAGGTACGCTTTCATTGTTACGGGCCATGCGTCAGGCACGTGTAAGTCAGCTTGTTTTCAGTTCGTCCTGTGCGACCTACGGTATTCCGGATCAACTTCCCATAACAGAAGATAGCCCACAACGCCCCATCAACCCTTACGGCTGGTCCAAACTGTTTGTCGAACAGATCCTGAAAGACTGCGCCAGCAGTTATCCCAACTTCGGTTTTATCGGCTTACGTTACTTTAACGTGGCAGGCTGCTCGAAAGATGGTGCGGTAGGGGAAGATCACAATCCGGAAACACACCTGATCCCCAACTGTCTTCGTACCGCCCTGGGACAGCAATCTCATATCACAGTGCTGGGGAACGATTATCCGACTCCAGATGGAACCTGCATTCGCGACTATATTCACGTGGAAGATATCTGTTCTGCCCACCTGCTGGCCCTGAATGCATTGACCACGCAATCCAGCCGTTTTTATAACGTTGGTCTGGGGCAGGGCTTCTCGGTTCAGGAAGTGATCAGCACATCGGAAAAAGTGACAGGCTGTCCCATTCCCGTTGATATCCAGCCACGACGCCCCGGTGACCCCCCCATGCTCTCCGCTTCTCACGAACGGATTTCGAGCGAACTGGGCTGGTCTCCGAAATACAGGAGTCTGGAAGAGATCATACAGACAGCCTGGGACTGGTTCCGGACTCATCCCGCCGGTTATCGGACGGATCATCCATAG
- a CDS encoding acyltransferase family protein — protein sequence MTQNTPNSESHEPETIPLQKTPETESVAPPAIPPATAEKEEQEQKQGKTPPVSQRLTSLDAYRGFVMLAMASGGLYIANAVRNSPEILQQYDGTQWESSWKYLWQTLSYQLSHVEWTGAGFWDLIQPSFMFMVGVSMPFSVRKRKQKGDSTLRIWGHAIFRSVLLVALGVFLSSRSGPHTNFTFANVLCQIGLGYLVVFFYVNRSFVTQLIGVVTILGGYWFFFYQYMPAEAELTAVKNYLTEVKHLDESEWTQFSGFGEPWNKHTNAAASVDRRLLNQFPRYEEPYQEQKFWVNHGGYQTLNFIPSIATMLFGLMAGQLLMSNRLDKMKVKWLLQAGLICFVISMLLDTSIWPVNIEQWEWHLVPIVKRIWSPGWAIFSAGWAFWFLAVFYWIIDVKGYKKWAFPFVVVGMNSIAMYIMAQLIRPWIQKSLEMHLTTVDKMTGWSVAGSLFSSDCPYAPIAVSATVLFILWLICLWMYLQRIFIKI from the coding sequence ATGACACAAAATACTCCGAATTCAGAGTCGCATGAGCCGGAAACCATTCCTCTGCAGAAAACTCCGGAAACAGAGTCTGTCGCACCCCCGGCGATCCCTCCCGCAACCGCTGAAAAAGAAGAGCAGGAACAGAAACAGGGGAAAACACCCCCGGTCAGTCAGCGTCTGACGTCTCTGGATGCCTATCGCGGATTTGTCATGCTGGCGATGGCCTCCGGAGGTCTGTACATCGCCAACGCGGTGCGGAACTCACCTGAAATTCTGCAGCAGTATGACGGCACGCAGTGGGAGTCCTCGTGGAAGTATCTCTGGCAGACGCTCTCCTACCAGTTAAGTCATGTAGAGTGGACTGGTGCCGGTTTCTGGGACCTGATTCAGCCGTCTTTCATGTTCATGGTTGGCGTTTCGATGCCCTTTTCGGTACGCAAGCGAAAGCAGAAAGGCGATTCCACACTCCGCATCTGGGGGCATGCCATTTTTCGATCGGTGCTTCTTGTGGCTCTGGGAGTCTTTCTCTCTTCTCGCTCTGGCCCCCACACCAATTTCACTTTTGCGAATGTCCTCTGCCAGATCGGTCTGGGTTATTTAGTGGTCTTCTTTTATGTAAACCGGTCTTTTGTGACGCAGCTGATTGGCGTCGTCACCATTCTGGGAGGTTACTGGTTCTTTTTCTATCAATACATGCCTGCAGAGGCAGAGTTGACTGCCGTCAAGAACTACCTGACTGAAGTCAAACACCTGGACGAATCGGAGTGGACTCAGTTTTCCGGCTTTGGAGAACCGTGGAATAAACACACAAATGCGGCTGCTTCTGTAGATCGTCGGTTGCTGAACCAGTTCCCTCGCTACGAAGAGCCCTATCAGGAACAGAAGTTCTGGGTAAACCACGGCGGATATCAGACGCTCAATTTTATTCCGTCCATCGCGACCATGTTGTTTGGCCTGATGGCCGGACAACTGTTGATGTCCAACCGCCTGGATAAAATGAAAGTGAAATGGCTGTTGCAGGCGGGGTTGATCTGTTTCGTGATATCGATGTTGCTGGATACTTCAATCTGGCCGGTTAATATCGAGCAATGGGAGTGGCACCTGGTACCAATTGTCAAACGGATCTGGTCCCCGGGCTGGGCTATTTTTAGTGCCGGCTGGGCCTTCTGGTTCCTGGCAGTATTTTATTGGATCATCGACGTCAAAGGTTATAAAAAGTGGGCCTTCCCCTTTGTGGTGGTCGGCATGAACTCGATTGCCATGTATATTATGGCGCAGTTGATTCGTCCCTGGATTCAAAAGTCGCTCGAAATGCATCTGACCACGGTCGATAAAATGACCGGCTGGTCTGTGGCCGGTTCACTGTTCAGCTCAGATTGTCCCTATGCCCCAATCGCCGTATCTGCGACCGTTCTGTTTATACTGTGGCTGATCTGTCTCTGGATGTATCTGCAGCGGATCTTTATCAAGATTTGA
- the queF gene encoding preQ(1) synthase, translating to MSEADSPRSLLETFENPYPNRDYVMETVCPEFTSVCPKTGQPDFGTLIITYIPDQVCFELKSLKLYLQSYRNVGAFYEDVTNRIMDDLVAVTDPRWLELRAEFTPRGGISSTITVSHHKAGNEE from the coding sequence ATGAGTGAAGCCGATTCCCCACGCAGCCTGCTGGAAACGTTCGAAAACCCCTACCCCAACCGTGACTATGTCATGGAAACGGTCTGTCCCGAATTCACCTCGGTCTGCCCCAAAACCGGTCAGCCTGACTTCGGCACACTGATCATTACTTACATCCCCGATCAGGTCTGTTTCGAACTGAAATCACTCAAGCTTTACCTGCAGAGCTATCGCAACGTGGGTGCCTTCTACGAAGACGTGACCAACCGCATTATGGATGACCTGGTTGCAGTCACCGATCCGCGCTGGCTCGAACTGCGAGCAGAATTTACTCCCCGGGGTGGGATCAGCAGTACCATTACTGTATCGCACCACAAAGCGGGTAACGAAGAGTAA
- a CDS encoding GntR family transcriptional regulator, producing MQILTLTKYIKADLIARLSRDELSSDALTLAALSDHYQVSVTPIYHAINELIEEGYLYREKNRRLCVNQEKMSDAQTAAKSPQPAPPEDHFKRITDDLLTMSLNGESVFLREMASAKKYDISRTSLRNIFNRLAGDGMLEHVPRRGWKLRSFNQHDLDAFIEVRVVLELKALDLAKESLDKRVLQKILDGNQVPETDEEPLQIDNSLHEYLIKQSDNYYIISFFDRHGRYFDLLFLWESNDRDAAIQEIQQHQRILSALINEDWTSARKELELHLRSNHPVLSQLKR from the coding sequence ATGCAGATTCTGACTCTCACCAAATACATCAAAGCCGACCTGATCGCCCGGCTGTCGCGGGATGAACTGTCGTCCGATGCGCTAACGCTGGCGGCACTCTCAGACCATTATCAGGTGAGCGTTACCCCAATCTATCATGCGATCAATGAATTGATTGAAGAAGGGTATCTCTATCGGGAAAAGAACCGGCGGCTGTGCGTCAATCAGGAGAAAATGAGCGATGCCCAGACCGCGGCGAAGTCCCCCCAACCGGCGCCCCCCGAAGATCATTTCAAACGCATCACCGATGACCTGCTCACGATGAGCCTGAATGGCGAATCCGTGTTTCTGCGGGAAATGGCGTCGGCGAAAAAGTATGACATCAGCCGCACCAGTCTGCGGAATATCTTCAATCGGCTGGCCGGTGACGGAATGCTGGAGCATGTCCCTCGCAGAGGCTGGAAGCTGCGTTCATTCAATCAACACGATCTCGATGCCTTCATCGAAGTTCGCGTGGTCCTCGAACTCAAGGCACTGGATCTGGCGAAGGAGAGCCTCGATAAACGGGTGCTGCAGAAAATACTGGACGGCAACCAGGTTCCCGAGACTGATGAGGAACCGCTGCAGATCGACAACAGCCTGCACGAATATCTGATCAAACAGTCGGACAACTATTACATCATCAGTTTTTTTGATCGGCACGGTCGTTATTTCGACCTGCTGTTCCTCTGGGAATCCAACGACCGCGATGCTGCCATTCAGGAGATCCAGCAGCATCAGCGAATCTTGAGCGCACTCATCAATGAAGACTGGACGAGCGCCCGCAAAGAGCTGGAATTGCACCTCCGCAGCAATCACCCGGTGCTCTCGCAACTTAAACGCTGA